The DNA segment ATTCGTCACAGCTCTGTGCCCAATTGTTGTTCCCATATAGACACTTCCACAGCATCAATGCCTGCCCCGACCTAAATCCTTGCGACTTGACCCATTTCTGCCCAAACACAAATTTTTCCCCACATATCAAGTCAAAATTCATAGAACAATGACAGCAATCTGCAATATTTATtcacctaaatggaggagaagaaaaggaggactCGAGTGAGCTTACTTCGAGTTCGGTAAATTCCATCCCCTTCAGCAGGACTTTGGAGCTCGTGGGATCGCCTAAACCGATGCACTCGTTGAGAACAAAGCGAAGAAGAAGATACGAGATCGGAAGGGGAAAGCGCAGGTGATCGAATGAAGGAGAAGCCGATACCTGATTCCGGATAAGCCGGAGGAGAAGTCGCGAGGGAGAGGCAGCGAGTGAATCGGGAGAAGGTACGGCGGGGCAGAGAGAGGCGAGCAGTAGCGCTGGGACAGGGGAAGAAGGCAAGGGAGGAATGAGAGAAGGCCGTCCATCGGACGATCACTGCCATGGGCAGCAGTTGGGAGGCAGCGCCGAGAGATACGGTGGCAGCGGCAAGCTTTATCTTCGGCTACTGCCTCGTTCGGGAGTCTTAGCATTGGGCCTCGTTGAGGAACCCTACCCTCTCTCAGCCCGTTAGCCCAAGTGTTGTGGTCAACAATCGATCAAACTTGAGCTTTACCTGAGCAGGAGTTGAGTTTAGGAGGGCGCACGGTTTCTGATCCTGTGGCGAGCGGGGAGTCGACAGAGCAACAGATCGCGCACGCCACCGCGACAGACATCGATCCTAATCTTGTTCGGACGAGTTCCTAGAATCCACTGCACACATCAAGCTCATCCAAATCCcaatctcgctctctctctctcctctctctctctctctctctctctctctctctctctcttctttcgcgATGGAGCAGAAGGTCAGCCGGAGCGGTAGCCATGGGTGCCGGTGCTGAGTAGAAGACGAGGACGGCGCGACAACCCACCACTTCGCGAGCGGTGTTATGCGTCTCCACGCCTCGAAGCTCGACCTCCCCTTCCCATCCTCCTTTTCCCCCTCCTCCCCCGCCGCCGTCGTCTCCTCCGTCCTTTTCGAGCCCTCATCCCGCTCCCTCTCCCTCATGCTCGTCGACTCCTCCGCCCTCCTCTACCCATCCCTCTTGTCTTCAGCCACCCCAGTCATCGTCCCCCCGCCCTCCACCGCCGCATgcttcctccgcctcctcccctcCGCCACCGTGCTCTTCCTCTCCGCCGCACCCCTCGCTGCCGGCTCCTCCATCCAGCTCCGCGCATGGATCCTTCTCCCACGCGGCGGCTCTGCCGCCGCCTTCTCCCCCGCCCGCCTCGACTACAGGAACGACCGCGGCCGATCCGCCGTCGCACTTCCCCTACCGCACGGCCTCTCGGTGCGGCTCGCTGGTTCGGTCAACGCCTTTGTCGTCCATTCGATCGCCGCCAGCCAGATCTGGGTCTTCGCCGCGAGGCTGGACGCGGGGGCGGAGGCGACCATCCATCTCGTGAAGTGTGCGGTTGTGGAGCTCACGTTGCCGATCTACTCGATCACGCTCTCCATGGGGTTTATGCTCATTGGCGAGGTGGATGGCGTTCGGGTCTTTCCTTTGCGGCCGCTGATCAAGGGGGAGATCAGGAACTCCGGCGGTTTAGGGCACAAAAAGGCGAGCGCTTCGGTCGGAGACCTACGCAAG comes from the Musa acuminata AAA Group cultivar baxijiao chromosome BXJ2-8, Cavendish_Baxijiao_AAA, whole genome shotgun sequence genome and includes:
- the LOC135618686 gene encoding uncharacterized protein LOC135618686, giving the protein MRLHASKLDLPFPSSFSPSSPAAVVSSVLFEPSSRSLSLMLVDSSALLYPSLLSSATPVIVPPPSTAACFLRLLPSATVLFLSAAPLAAGSSIQLRAWILLPRGGSAAAFSPARLDYRNDRGRSAVALPLPHGLSVRLAGSVNAFVVHSIAASQIWVFAARLDAGAEATIHLVKCAVVELTLPIYSITLSMGFMLIGEVDGVRVFPLRPLIKGEIRNSGGLGHKKASASVGDLRKKNLPNGLVIPKSRIKKSLGPDSGGGRCDCRGSTKGSAVETMADGGSAPCKLKTVRLKQDSGDHYSFFLVIRGGEFQTCKGRIGVPSSLKAVCIHMLSPKKFLILDSAGDLHVLSLNDSGTAMEPNARFSMISKLADLHPLDHVMEVQMLAALPDISSKLQFVWISDGGYSIHLISMADTEHAIGESDKDESKHKSTIISVVGAIFTSEKIQEVVPMSSNSCLVLCQGNMFIYGVV